Proteins encoded together in one Undibacterium sp. CCC3.4 window:
- a CDS encoding LysR family transcriptional regulator translates to MLDRIHLSIVQEVEKQGSLTAAAGVLHVTQSALSHSMKKLEQQLGTAIWLREGRSLRLTQAGQYLLALANRVLPQLKLAEERLQQFAQGERGTLRIGMECHPCYQWLLKIVSPYLTAWPDVDVDVKQKFQFGGIGALFGYEIDLLVTPDPLDKPGLVFEPVFDYEQVLVVAGNHKLAKEEYIKPRQLADEVLVTYPVSVDRLDIYSMFLTPAGIAPKRHKPIETTDIMLQMVASGRGVAALPRWLVLEYADKMDVVPVRLGKHGIPKQIFVGVREAEMDLDYLLAFIEQAKHPAVT, encoded by the coding sequence ATGCTTGATCGCATCCACCTATCCATCGTCCAAGAGGTCGAAAAGCAAGGATCGCTGACCGCAGCAGCCGGCGTCCTCCACGTGACACAGTCAGCGCTGAGCCACAGTATGAAAAAACTGGAGCAACAACTGGGGACGGCCATCTGGCTGCGCGAAGGGCGTAGCCTTCGCCTGACACAAGCGGGGCAATACCTGCTGGCGCTAGCCAACCGCGTATTGCCGCAACTGAAGTTGGCCGAAGAGCGCCTGCAGCAGTTTGCGCAAGGCGAGCGCGGCACCTTGCGCATTGGGATGGAGTGCCATCCTTGCTACCAATGGCTGCTGAAGATCGTCTCCCCCTATTTGACGGCATGGCCCGACGTCGACGTCGACGTCAAACAGAAATTCCAGTTTGGCGGCATTGGTGCCTTGTTCGGTTACGAGATCGACTTGCTGGTCACGCCCGATCCGCTGGACAAGCCCGGACTGGTGTTCGAGCCGGTCTTCGACTACGAGCAGGTCTTGGTCGTCGCTGGCAATCACAAACTGGCCAAAGAGGAATACATCAAGCCTAGGCAGTTGGCCGACGAGGTATTGGTGACTTATCCCGTTTCGGTCGATCGCCTGGATATTTACAGCATGTTCCTGACACCAGCCGGTATTGCCCCCAAACGCCACAAACCGATTGAGACGACCGACATCATGCTGCAGATGGTTGCCAGCGGTCGGGGCGTGGCAGCGTTGCCGCGTTGGCTGGTCTTGGAATACGCTGACAAGATGGATGTGGTACCCGTGAGATTGGGCAAGCACGGCATTCCCAAGCAGATCTTCGTGGGCGTGCGCGAGGCAGAGATGGATCTCGACTACCTGCTAGCCTTTATCGAGCAAGCTAAACATCCTGCTGTGACATAG
- a CDS encoding methionine synthase — MKKLLPTSTAGSLPKPSWLAEPEKLWSPWKLQGDELRDGKLDALRLSLQEQQHAGIDIVSDGEQTRQHFVTTFIEHLDGVDFAKRETVRIRDRYDAAVPTVVGAVSRQKPVFVEDAKFLRQQTKQAIKWALPGPMTMIDTLYDAHYKSREKLAWEFAKILNQEARELEAAGVDIIQFDEPAFNVFFDEVNDWGVATLERAIEGLQCETAVHICYGYGIKANTDWKKTLGSEWRQYEEAFPKLQKSSIDIISLECHNSHVPMDLIELIRGKKVMVGAIDVASNTIETPEEVANTLRKALQFVDADKLYPCTNCGMAPLSRNVARGKLRALSAGAEIIRQELSK; from the coding sequence ATGAAAAAACTGTTACCGACATCGACTGCTGGCAGCCTGCCGAAACCTTCCTGGCTTGCTGAGCCCGAGAAACTGTGGTCGCCCTGGAAATTGCAGGGCGATGAGCTGCGCGACGGCAAGCTGGACGCGCTGCGCCTGTCGCTGCAAGAGCAGCAGCACGCCGGGATCGATATCGTCAGTGATGGCGAGCAAACTCGCCAGCATTTCGTGACGACCTTCATCGAGCACCTCGATGGTGTCGATTTTGCGAAGCGCGAGACGGTCAGAATCCGTGACCGCTACGACGCGGCCGTGCCGACCGTGGTCGGTGCCGTTTCCCGCCAGAAGCCGGTCTTCGTCGAGGATGCCAAATTCCTGCGTCAACAGACCAAGCAAGCGATCAAATGGGCCTTGCCAGGTCCGATGACCATGATCGATACGCTCTACGACGCGCACTACAAGAGCCGTGAAAAGCTTGCCTGGGAATTCGCCAAGATCCTTAACCAGGAAGCAAGGGAGCTGGAAGCCGCCGGTGTGGACATCATCCAGTTCGATGAACCTGCGTTCAACGTGTTCTTCGATGAAGTCAATGACTGGGGTGTCGCCACTCTGGAACGTGCCATCGAAGGCCTTCAGTGCGAGACCGCCGTGCACATCTGCTATGGCTACGGCATCAAGGCCAATACCGACTGGAAGAAAACACTGGGATCGGAATGGCGTCAATATGAGGAAGCCTTCCCCAAGCTACAAAAGTCCAGCATCGATATTATCTCCCTCGAGTGCCACAACTCACATGTGCCGATGGACCTGATCGAGCTGATCCGCGGCAAAAAAGTCATGGTCGGTGCCATTGATGTCGCCAGCAACACCATCGAGACGCCTGAAGAGGTAGCCAATACGCTGCGCAAGGCGCTGCAGTTCGTCGATGCTGACAAGTTATATCCCTGCACCAACTGCGGTATGGCCCCGCTGAGCCGCAACGTTGCACGGGGCAAGCTCCGGGCACTGAGCGCCGGTGCTGAAATCATCCGTCAGGAATTGTCGAAGTAG
- a CDS encoding helix-turn-helix domain-containing protein has product MAGTQRRSWLTENARNCGIFSVKNDAGFPPKACGNDDVCGVSGVKNVHQAFATASQELKVVNLKYNFEAVYTKYIFKVVFYRYNHYAVSVKYRIKNMVYPIKTLQQIRTILVGFRKHAGLSQADVAKLLGVTQQSYAKIEANPKATSVERLFTILRLLGSDIVFTQNTKIWGVSDDPTTAPPVEFTDKESLSVLAEQSTKNPSSKMAIALKSKAIKKSHSAPSKVISPSGTKESW; this is encoded by the coding sequence TTGGCAGGAACCCAGCGGCGTTCGTGGTTAACTGAAAATGCCAGAAATTGTGGCATTTTCAGTGTAAAAAACGACGCTGGGTTCCCGCCAAAAGCATGCGGGAATGACGATGTATGCGGTGTTTCAGGTGTAAAAAACGTCCATCAGGCTTTTGCGACAGCGTCTCAAGAGCTTAAAGTTGTAAATTTAAAATACAACTTTGAGGCTGTTTATACAAAATACATATTTAAAGTTGTATTTTACCGATACAACCACTATGCTGTATCGGTCAAATACAGGATTAAGAATATGGTCTACCCTATTAAGACATTGCAGCAAATTCGGACTATTCTCGTCGGCTTTAGAAAGCATGCCGGATTGTCTCAAGCTGATGTGGCAAAATTACTTGGCGTTACTCAACAGAGTTACGCCAAAATTGAAGCGAATCCCAAAGCGACAAGTGTTGAAAGGCTATTTACAATATTGCGATTACTTGGAAGCGATATTGTTTTCACGCAAAACACGAAAATTTGGGGGGTTTCCGATGATCCCACAACAGCACCTCCGGTAGAGTTCACAGACAAAGAATCTCTTTCAGTGTTAGCTGAGCAAAGTACGAAAAACCCTTCATCAAAAATGGCCATAGCACTGAAGAGTAAAGCAATAAAAAAAAGCCATTCAGCTCCCTCGAAGGTAATCTCGCCATCTGGTACGAAAGAGAGTTGGTAA
- the cydB gene encoding cytochrome d ubiquinol oxidase subunit II, protein MGIDLSIIWAVIIFFGVFMYIVMDGFDLGIGILFPFVPDRHERDVMMNTVAPVWDGNETWLVLGGAALLAAFPLAYSVILTALYLPLIFMLLGLIFRGVAFEFRFKARDHERHVWDKAFIGGSLTAAFFQGVALGAYIDGFPMQGHVYVGHVLDWLRPFPLLCGVGVIVAYGLLGSTWLIMKTEGDLQRRMLQLTRPLLALVVAAIGAVSVWTPFVNPRVTARWFSFPNMLWFAPVPVLLAIGVILLLRFIRTNSQHHGAFAAALAIVFLGYTGLAISIFPNIIPPSISIWEAASSPQSQGFALVGTLFIIPFILGYTVWSYYVFRGKVKLGDGYH, encoded by the coding sequence ATGGGTATCGATCTCTCCATCATTTGGGCCGTGATTATTTTCTTCGGCGTGTTCATGTACATTGTCATGGACGGCTTTGACCTCGGCATTGGCATCCTGTTTCCCTTCGTACCTGATCGGCACGAGCGCGACGTCATGATGAACACCGTGGCCCCTGTATGGGACGGCAACGAGACTTGGCTCGTGCTCGGTGGCGCGGCGCTGCTGGCCGCTTTCCCGCTGGCTTATTCAGTCATTCTCACTGCGCTCTACCTGCCGCTGATCTTCATGCTGCTGGGCCTGATTTTTCGCGGCGTGGCCTTCGAATTTCGCTTCAAGGCGCGCGACCACGAACGACATGTTTGGGATAAGGCGTTTATTGGCGGTTCGCTGACGGCCGCTTTCTTCCAGGGTGTTGCCTTGGGGGCCTATATCGATGGTTTCCCTATGCAAGGCCATGTCTACGTTGGTCACGTGCTCGACTGGCTGCGGCCATTCCCACTGTTATGCGGGGTCGGCGTGATCGTCGCCTACGGGCTACTCGGCAGTACCTGGTTGATCATGAAAACCGAGGGCGATTTACAACGGCGTATGCTGCAATTGACGCGGCCGCTGCTGGCACTGGTAGTCGCAGCTATTGGCGCGGTCAGTGTTTGGACGCCATTCGTCAACCCGCGCGTCACGGCACGCTGGTTCAGTTTTCCCAACATGCTATGGTTTGCCCCGGTACCGGTATTACTGGCCATTGGCGTGATCTTGCTGCTACGTTTTATTCGGACAAATTCTCAGCACCATGGCGCATTCGCAGCTGCATTGGCCATCGTTTTTCTCGGCTATACCGGGCTGGCGATCAGTATCTTTCCCAACATCATACCGCCGTCCATTTCCATCTGGGAGGCCGCATCTTCACCACAAAGCCAAGGTTTTGCACTGGTTGGAACGCTGTTTATCATTCCTTTTATTCTCGGCTACACGGTCTGGTCGTATTACGTATTTCGTGGCAAGGTGAAACTCGGCGATGGATACCATTGA
- a CDS encoding YeeE/YedE family protein: MHIISALIAGIIFGIGLILSGMTNPAKVIGFLDLTGRWDPSLAFVMGGAILVGLFASRWAAGRRQSLTGEVMRVPTATQIDRRLVLGGLSFGIGWGLAGYCPGPALTSLLSGGSKPLVFVAAMIAGMIVFEVLEHLQSRRKPIA; this comes from the coding sequence ATGCATATCATCAGTGCACTCATTGCTGGGATCATTTTCGGTATCGGCCTGATTCTCTCGGGCATGACCAATCCTGCCAAGGTCATCGGCTTTCTTGATCTGACTGGTCGTTGGGATCCGTCGCTCGCTTTCGTCATGGGTGGTGCCATTCTGGTCGGGCTGTTTGCGTCACGCTGGGCAGCAGGACGCAGGCAATCACTGACAGGCGAGGTCATGCGCGTGCCCACGGCAACGCAGATTGATCGCCGTCTGGTATTGGGCGGCCTCAGCTTCGGGATAGGCTGGGGTCTGGCCGGTTATTGCCCGGGACCGGCGCTGACCTCACTGCTCAGCGGCGGCAGCAAGCCACTGGTGTTTGTGGCTGCCATGATCGCGGGCATGATCGTGTTTGAGGTATTGGAACACTTGCAGAGCCGTCGCAAACCGATTGCCTGA
- a CDS encoding type II toxin-antitoxin system HipA family toxin yields MGRRAHTKRLNIWLNGTPVGYWDAQNNKSTLRYFDEWLADKQRRPLSLSLPFTPNNEPHRGIAVQNYFDNLLPDSLTIRRRIARHFKTDGIEPYQLLAEVGRDCVGAIQLLPEGDIPNDLYCIAGEPLSDRQVAATLRNASTDKPFGMTENAVDLRLSIAGAQEKSALLWHQNQWQRPLGSTPTTHIFKLPLGLVGDMKADMRTSVENEWLCSKIMKGFDLPVANCDIAQFEDIKVLVVERFDRRLAQDGNWIVRLPQEDFCQATGTSPLQKYQADGGPGISSIMEILLGSDQSYQDRFNFFKTQLVFWLLAAIDGHAKNFSIFHRAGSQFQATPLYDILSAHPIIGAKAHSISPQKVKLAMAVKGSENYYFIRQIQRCHWGNQAKLVGLGAATAEQIIESLINKTEEVVNAVYTQIPQGFPVDVADTILRGMLKQCENLKKMPSGT; encoded by the coding sequence ATGGGCCGTCGAGCACATACAAAACGTTTAAATATCTGGCTCAATGGCACACCAGTCGGGTACTGGGATGCGCAGAATAATAAGAGCACGCTAAGGTACTTTGATGAGTGGCTTGCTGATAAACAAAGGCGCCCTCTTTCCCTTTCACTTCCCTTTACACCAAATAACGAGCCACATCGAGGTATTGCTGTTCAAAACTATTTTGATAACTTGTTACCAGACAGTTTGACGATACGCCGTCGTATAGCTAGACACTTTAAAACAGACGGAATTGAACCTTATCAATTATTAGCTGAGGTTGGCCGTGATTGCGTTGGAGCAATTCAATTATTGCCAGAAGGCGATATACCAAACGATCTCTATTGTATTGCCGGTGAACCCCTGAGCGATAGGCAGGTTGCAGCAACACTAAGAAATGCCAGCACCGACAAACCTTTCGGAATGACAGAAAACGCTGTAGATCTTCGTTTGTCCATTGCAGGTGCTCAAGAAAAAAGTGCCCTTTTATGGCACCAAAATCAGTGGCAAAGGCCGCTAGGTAGCACGCCCACCACGCATATTTTTAAATTACCACTTGGCTTGGTCGGTGATATGAAGGCTGATATGCGTACTTCTGTAGAAAATGAATGGCTATGCTCTAAAATCATGAAAGGCTTTGATCTGCCTGTTGCAAATTGCGATATTGCTCAATTCGAAGATATAAAAGTACTTGTCGTTGAGCGATTTGATAGACGGTTGGCACAAGATGGCAATTGGATAGTACGACTACCGCAAGAGGATTTTTGTCAGGCGACGGGTACGTCGCCCCTCCAAAAATACCAAGCAGACGGGGGACCGGGAATTTCAAGCATCATGGAAATTCTTCTCGGCTCTGATCAATCATACCAAGATAGATTTAATTTTTTTAAAACCCAATTGGTCTTTTGGTTATTAGCAGCGATAGATGGACATGCAAAGAACTTTAGCATTTTCCATCGAGCCGGAAGTCAATTTCAGGCGACGCCGTTATACGACATCTTATCCGCTCATCCAATTATCGGCGCAAAAGCTCATAGCATTTCCCCTCAAAAAGTAAAATTAGCAATGGCAGTAAAAGGTTCGGAAAATTATTATTTCATTCGTCAAATACAGCGATGCCATTGGGGAAATCAGGCTAAATTAGTCGGATTAGGTGCCGCAACTGCTGAACAAATTATTGAATCTCTCATAAACAAAACTGAAGAAGTGGTTAACGCAGTTTATACCCAAATCCCACAAGGCTTCCCAGTCGATGTTGCTGACACGATTCTACGTGGCATGCTCAAGCAATGTGAAAACCTGAAAAAAATGCCCTCAGGAACATGA
- a CDS encoding YeeE/YedE family protein codes for MIIDWTHFTPWTSLAGGSLIGLAAAIFLLFNGRIAGISGILGGLLQRSHGDMAWRIAFLLGLLGAPFFYGIFAPLPAVHVDASTATLVVAGLLVGVGTRYGSGCTSGHGVCGLSRGSLRSLVATAAFMTAGFITVFIVRHLLG; via the coding sequence ATGATCATTGATTGGACGCATTTCACACCTTGGACCTCCCTGGCGGGCGGCAGCCTCATCGGCTTGGCGGCAGCGATATTCCTGCTGTTCAACGGCCGTATCGCCGGTATCAGCGGAATTTTAGGTGGGTTACTGCAACGCTCTCATGGCGACATGGCTTGGCGCATTGCCTTCCTACTTGGACTGCTAGGCGCGCCCTTCTTCTATGGCATCTTCGCACCCTTACCTGCGGTGCACGTTGATGCCAGCACGGCCACACTGGTGGTAGCTGGTTTATTGGTCGGCGTCGGTACCCGCTATGGCTCGGGTTGCACCAGCGGCCACGGCGTGTGCGGCTTGTCGCGCGGCTCGCTGCGCTCGTTGGTTGCGACTGCCGCCTTCATGACAGCTGGCTTCATAACCGTGTTCATCGTTCGTCACCTTCTCGGATAA
- a CDS encoding metalloregulator ArsR/SmtB family transcription factor, producing MPELETSLNLSQMRLAATAACGLLKVLANPDRLLLLCQLTQGPHCVSELETILGIQQPSLSQQLGVLRDEGLVSTRREGKQIFYSIASREAQAVMQILYHLYCQQPNGVA from the coding sequence ATGCCCGAGCTTGAAACTTCGCTTAACCTGAGCCAAATGCGCCTTGCTGCAACTGCCGCGTGCGGTTTGTTGAAAGTGCTCGCCAATCCGGACCGGCTGCTGTTGCTGTGCCAACTCACACAGGGGCCTCACTGTGTAAGCGAGCTTGAAACTATTTTGGGCATCCAACAGCCTAGCCTTTCTCAGCAGCTTGGCGTGTTGCGCGACGAAGGACTGGTCAGCACCCGGCGCGAAGGTAAGCAGATCTTTTACAGCATTGCCAGTCGTGAGGCGCAAGCAGTCATGCAAATCTTGTATCACCTGTATTGTCAACAACCGAACGGAGTCGCATGA
- a CDS encoding DUF1852 domain-containing protein: MHKAFTFTIKSICFDEDYRPSDASRITTNFANLARGASRHENLRNTLRMIDNRFNALAHWDNPNGDRYSVTLEIISVEMTIDGQRAAQALPLIEILKTNIVDRKTNERIEGIAGNNFSSYLRDYDFSVLLIEHNKNQSAFSAPENFGELHGKLFKAFVSSDAYQAHFKKLPVICLSVSSTRTYQRTENQHPVLGLEYVQDAYSLTDEYFGKMGMKVRYFMPPNSVAPLAFYFFGDLLLDYTNLELIGTISTMDTFQKIYRPEIYNANSAAGKVYRPSLKHQDYSLTLIVYDRDERNRLAVEQGKFAEENFIKPYQARLAQWAANYAF; the protein is encoded by the coding sequence ATGCATAAAGCGTTTACATTTACTATCAAGAGCATTTGTTTCGACGAGGACTATCGTCCTTCCGATGCGTCACGCATCACCACGAACTTCGCGAATCTGGCACGTGGTGCGAGCCGTCACGAGAACCTGCGCAATACGCTCAGGATGATTGACAATCGCTTCAATGCTCTGGCGCACTGGGATAATCCCAACGGCGATCGCTACAGTGTGACGCTTGAGATCATTTCTGTTGAGATGACTATCGACGGTCAGCGTGCTGCTCAAGCATTGCCGCTGATTGAAATCCTGAAGACCAACATTGTTGATCGCAAGACCAACGAACGCATTGAGGGCATCGCGGGAAATAATTTCTCGTCCTACCTGCGTGACTACGACTTCAGCGTTCTGCTCATCGAACACAACAAGAATCAATCTGCCTTCAGCGCCCCGGAGAATTTCGGCGAGCTGCATGGCAAGCTGTTCAAGGCCTTCGTCAGTTCGGATGCGTATCAGGCACACTTCAAGAAGCTGCCCGTCATCTGCCTGAGCGTTTCCAGCACAAGGACCTATCAACGTACCGAGAACCAGCATCCTGTGTTGGGTCTGGAATACGTGCAGGACGCCTATTCGCTCACCGATGAGTATTTCGGCAAGATGGGCATGAAGGTGCGCTACTTCATGCCACCCAACAGCGTGGCCCCGCTGGCCTTCTATTTCTTCGGCGATCTGCTGCTGGACTATACCAATCTGGAACTGATCGGCACGATCAGCACGATGGATACCTTCCAGAAGATCTACCGGCCTGAGATCTACAACGCCAACTCGGCAGCCGGCAAGGTCTATCGGCCCAGCCTCAAGCACCAGGATTATTCCTTGACCCTGATCGTGTACGACCGGGACGAGCGCAACCGCCTCGCTGTCGAGCAAGGGAAATTCGCCGAAGAGAATTTCATCAAGCCCTACCAGGCAAGGCTTGCTCAGTGGGCAGCGAATTACGCTTTTTGA
- a CDS encoding DUF2474 domain-containing protein, translated as MDTIDMRHHWQSDEVPKPASNWQVWGKRLAWLVLIWTLSVSALALLAGAMRLLMHALGMR; from the coding sequence ATGGATACCATTGATATGCGCCATCATTGGCAATCTGACGAAGTGCCCAAACCTGCCAGCAACTGGCAGGTCTGGGGTAAACGCCTTGCTTGGCTCGTGCTGATCTGGACCCTGAGTGTCAGCGCGCTTGCTTTACTCGCCGGCGCCATGCGTTTGCTCATGCATGCGCTGGGCATGCGTTGA
- a CDS encoding MATE family efflux transporter encodes MNEAGRSSLWRSAAGIAALAWPILIGQLATVANGVIDTAMTARSSVDDLAALSIGISIYVSIFVGLNGVLQALAPVIGQLFGARELVRIGAKLKQALWLALFLSGLGGALLLHPAPLLGIASAAPTLSAKATLYLQIIAMALPATLAFRIYSAFNNAIGKPKMVMTIQLCALVLKIPLNTLFIFGGWGIPAMGGPGCAVATTVITWSMLLCAWLVLRHASVYRAFALFGSGWVRPHWQDLRDLLRLGIPMGLSYLIEVTAYTFMALFIARLGAVAVAGHQLTANFGTILYMLPLSIASATGTLVARAIGARHPAAAKQTGQAGILLAAALVMPLGALIWFCRSRILHAYTDQTEVIAAALPLFFFVAVYQVFDAIQVIVAFTLRAYHVAVVPTILYAVALWGCGLGGGYLIGLDPYQCMPTALHGAPGFWLANSLSIAMVALALYLYLQRVQRQHAASYIV; translated from the coding sequence ATGAACGAGGCCGGCCGTAGCAGCCTCTGGCGCAGCGCCGCTGGCATCGCCGCGCTGGCCTGGCCGATTCTGATAGGCCAGTTGGCGACTGTTGCCAACGGCGTGATCGATACCGCCATGACGGCGCGCAGCTCGGTTGACGACTTGGCTGCGCTGTCGATCGGCATCTCGATTTATGTGAGTATTTTTGTCGGTCTCAACGGCGTGTTGCAAGCGCTCGCACCGGTGATCGGCCAATTGTTCGGTGCGCGCGAACTCGTGCGCATCGGTGCCAAACTCAAACAAGCCTTGTGGTTGGCCCTGTTCCTGAGCGGCTTGGGCGGCGCGCTGCTGCTCCATCCCGCGCCCTTGCTCGGGATTGCCAGCGCAGCACCGACCTTAAGCGCCAAAGCCACGCTATACCTGCAAATCATCGCCATGGCGCTGCCGGCGACACTGGCATTTCGCATCTACAGCGCGTTCAACAATGCCATCGGCAAACCGAAAATGGTGATGACGATACAGCTATGCGCCTTGGTCCTCAAAATTCCGCTCAATACCCTGTTCATCTTCGGCGGCTGGGGCATACCGGCCATGGGTGGACCCGGCTGCGCGGTCGCCACCACCGTCATCACCTGGAGCATGCTGCTATGCGCTTGGCTGGTACTGCGCCATGCCAGTGTGTATCGCGCTTTCGCGCTGTTCGGCAGCGGCTGGGTGCGCCCGCACTGGCAGGATTTACGCGACCTGCTGCGACTCGGCATACCGATGGGCCTGTCGTATCTGATCGAAGTAACGGCCTACACCTTCATGGCGCTGTTCATCGCTCGGCTCGGTGCCGTCGCTGTCGCCGGCCATCAATTAACGGCCAATTTCGGTACTATTTTGTACATGCTGCCGCTGTCGATCGCCAGCGCCACTGGCACTTTGGTCGCGCGTGCGATCGGTGCCCGCCATCCGGCCGCAGCCAAACAAACTGGCCAAGCCGGCATTCTCTTGGCCGCCGCCTTGGTGATGCCGCTCGGTGCGCTGATCTGGTTTTGCCGCAGCCGTATTCTGCACGCCTACACCGACCAGACTGAAGTCATCGCCGCCGCCCTGCCACTGTTCTTTTTTGTCGCCGTCTATCAAGTGTTTGATGCCATTCAAGTTATCGTCGCCTTCACACTGCGCGCCTACCACGTCGCCGTGGTACCGACCATCCTCTATGCTGTCGCCCTATGGGGTTGTGGCTTGGGTGGCGGTTACTTGATCGGCTTAGACCCGTATCAATGCATGCCGACCGCACTGCACGGCGCCCCCGGCTTCTGGCTAGCCAACAGCCTGAGCATCGCCATGGTTGCCTTGGCGCTGTACCTGTATTTGCAGCGGGTGCAGCGACAGCATGCCGCCAGTTATATTGTCTGA